Part of the Zingiber officinale cultivar Zhangliang chromosome 6A, Zo_v1.1, whole genome shotgun sequence genome, aatattcattaaaaactaaattatatattttaaaaaaattataatattcttgttataatttataattttattctaatagataaatttaatatatttgtctatgtttttcataagtagagtgtaaaatctataaatttaatatcaaaactattattttttttatttaaaagttgatttatgagcttaacaaacatattcacgagctaacgagtcgaatattATAAAGTTTGAGCTtagtttatttatcttaacgagcctcattaaacgagctcaaataaacttttatcgaattgagcttcaaatagctcacgagcggcttggatCATTTACACCCCTAAGAGTCTTCCTTACTACTCTGTCTGGATCGGCACAACGGTGGTTCAAACGGTTGCTGAACAGCTCTATCTACAGCTTCAAGGATTTCTGAGCGGCATTTCTACACCACTTTGCTATAGCCATCACCACAAGAAGACTAGTGTAAATCTATTCTCGCTAAAGCAAGTGCCTTGAGAGGCCCTAAGGGCCTATATCCAACGCTTTAAtcaggtggcgatggatattTCGACGGTCTCCTCAATGTACTAGTGAACGCCTTCACTCAAGGGCTCACCGAGGGAGAGTTCTTTCGATCACTTATTCGGTGACCACCCAAGGACTTTGGGCACCTCCAAAagaaggccaatgagtacattaatgtggaagaagcccaggctGCAAGGAATAAAGAGACGACTGCCGATCCCACAGCAGCATCTGAGCGGTGTCAATCAAGCAGTCATCAACCACCAAAAGGGCCCTGGGCAGGAGCTCCTTCACACTAGGACCCTAAGCCACATGCTGTACATCAGGTGGTGGCTACTCATCCAGGAGACAAGAGGTGGGCGTCTATGTTTTGCACATTCCATCGGTCATCAACGCATAACACCAATGATTGCTATGACTTGGCAGATGGCAGATCGATTCTGTGTGGATACCGCAGATGATTGGTACCTCCCGATCGACATCACCGAAGCTGATCTACAGAACGAAGGAATTCGGGGAGGGTGATCAGATCACATCATCACTAACCACAAAGGGACCGAATCCATGTCCGAGTGTCTGCTGAACGGACTAGGCCATCCACAAGGGAAGAAGAGAATCGAAGTAATGCTGCTCAGGGAGAAATAGGAATCATCGCCGGTGGGTCGACCGGcagagattccaaccgagccaggAAATCACATGCACGGCGGCTTGAGATCCATGTTGTTGGTTGCAGTAAGGACAAAGCTAAGGGACCCGAGATTAGCTTCGGGCCTAAGGATTTGGAGGTAGTGAAAGTCCCCCATGATAATGTATTAATCATACGAGCAGTAATTGCCAACTATACAGTACATCGCACTTTTATTGATATAGGAAGCTCGGTAAATATCATATAAAGGAAGACATTCGATCAATTGCAAATTGATTGGAGTGAACTGCGGTCGATGTCAACTCCGCTCTACAGCTTCACAGGCAATGAGGTGTTGCTGATCGGCCAGATCAAGTTAGCCATCTCACTCGGAGAAGAGCCCTTGAAGCAGACAAGGACCACAAATTTCATAGTGGTAGATGCGCCCTCGGCCtataacgtcattttgggccgaccggccctcaatgagttccgagcagTGGTGTCCACCTTCTGTCAAAAGATTAAATTTTCGGTGGATAGTAAGGTAGGGGAAGTCAAAGGAGATCAGTTAGGGATCCCGACTGGGATGCGAGGTGGATGAAGACCCCACTGAAGTAACCACTCCGGTGAAGCCCTACGATCGTCGCTGCTGTAGATCCACCGAAAATTGCCATTGTCGGCTTCGTCGTCTTCGATCGGGAGAAAGGAATCGGGGCGTCGAGCGTGTGGGAGAGGAAAATGCGAACCCTAGCCACCTTGTCACTGTGCATCCGCATGAAGGTTAAAGGAAaaggttttctcctcctttaatctcgGCTGTCCATTCAGCATGAGTGGATGTGGGGTCAGATTAGCTTGATCTCATTCTTAACAAAGCAAAGGTCCTGATTATCTCAGATATGGATCGACGGTTCACATTGATTCTGCTTGATCTCCCTCATTTGACatccaaatcaagtcaaatttggtCGGCTTGACCGTAATCCATGACTCTTTtgatttcctacaaaatcacattaaaaatatgcaATTAAATTCTATAGtttgtaggaaatttataattaagttcagaatgaattcctactcacaaaatataatataaacacaAAATCATGCATGCGAGAAGGTAAATATGCTAAgcataagagccaaaataatgcacAAGAATACTCGTTATCATCGGTCAAGTCCAAAAGAGTAAGCACAAGTCAAGAgggagctcttaagagcaaacccaagttaACATTTATTGATGCAATTCTTCTTAGAAATGATAAAGAGCATGCtaattctagtttatatcattttaattctatttgccataaaaataggaagcatgatagcattaaggaaaaatagGTAGCTCTTCATGCCaaaaccactcaacctaaggctagaaagatagataacaaattaggcaataactctaaggattttatatATGtgcctaagaaaaggaaaaaatcaaggctttagtgaaaaatctaaggttgaggaattatgaaaagaaaatcaagtcttaaagtcaagacttgataaaataaagaggacccttagaaaaatAACGAATGAAAAATAAGGGTCCAAGAACAAAACCTAGGCATAGGAAatcaaaagtcatccaatggccataaaggtttaggatacaaacctaaggctaagaaggatgttccttcataccatagggttctatatagctatggaaccaaacctaagtctaggagttaagtcaaagatacaagggaagttatccctaggagtatttttgtaaTAACAAATataactaagacttctaagaagtctaagaaagtcacaaagaaggtcacaagggaagctatccctagagttgacctagagaaagtgaccaagTCTTCTAAAAAGCCTAACAAgttcattaggaaggtatcaagggaggttatccctagtgaataccttgaacatccaaggagcactaatagattttaggttcctaggagcatcttctttaccccctagatgagttagagagtgtcaactctaattggaagggtagttacccaaccttgatgaagttgacacttggaggcattttcaagatttttgttgacctttaaaaatgaaatgaattaattgtttactctttataagagtaaaatgtgccaaaatttgaggaattggatttaatttaaattggtacaaattgaaaaaggataagaaatgtcaagttgggattttggtattttcttagggagGTAAAGGCAATTTAGGCCTTATTTTAAAAtggttactctttggaagagtaaaatgtgccaaactttgagaattataattaatttaaattggcacaattaatCAAGAGTAAAATAAGTGCCatgttgggttttggcattttcttgaggcaatgtgggcaatctaggattatattttaagttagctaaggtttaaggatacttagataaataatctaggtattttacttatgctaaagTGTCATGttttatttgcccatcatatgtcatgacatcatgtgtgtattcattttcattataaaaaaacataaaaataccatcgcatgtcatacatacatcatgtagctatagtatattttcttttataaattatttctatattgatgtatgtcataaatcatcatgcattactttttaattccttgcaattaaggataatgacatttgcTAACAAGcagcatcctaggtggatgtttataattcaaaatacctagatagatatgcatgatccctagtttagggcaaaaccaaagtctacatctcacaaagactataaggcgATTTGtgtgtgttttagtacacattaaatataagtgagattctaggatgatgaataagactcaagatgttgatttagtgctctagttgagttttgatttcatcaaaacacatagttatatgtactccaatcattgggaaagctaatgtacaagtcatgtgcattgagccaaaagaatatggttggaaattgattttgaaaaacatcttaaatatactttggaaaaccttggtgcaAGCTGTCTTTTgacagtaatcatcattgaaaatttAGACACAAACTttgaagaaacattgaagtttttgcaagtttccaagtttgtgtcaatctttaaaaataagatgtattttcttaaaaaagactatttttccataatagtatatatcctaaatagtgtctacaagagttttcataatttttataatttcatagaatttttagggcatttctaAAATTtagctgaaattgaatttcaaaattttagaaactcaatcgatcagccgatcgattaggaagcctcaatcgatcgattgagaaggcattttcCACGAATAGAGTGTCGtggaatcgatcaaccgatcgattgacccaagcCTGGATCAATTAATGGATCAATTCACGTAGATTTTCTATGAGCAGAAGCTTgtggaatcgatcagtggatcgattgaatggGTTCCATCAATtgagacccaacttcaatcgattgagaaggatATTTTCGACTGTAAATGTTTGATTTCAGTACTTTAAactatttttagtctaggtaatcattcttaaccccttgaaacacatttgtatacatttaggaatagttttcatgatgaaaacaaggagggATTGGTTAAGGATCACTAGATTGaagttaggttgaggtttgcctTCAAATATTGATATTTGAATCTCACAACTTCAaattttaggtttcctaaagatttaaggattccaagtcattgttggtgcaatgacaaaagtttggagcatgtctttagggggagttactctttaaagacatgaaaactaatttttcatGCACCTTGGAagatggttaaccttctttagagtaaatgctcaaggttgagcattgaaaaataatggagagtggatatcttcattgttgagttgtggatgctctaggatgagcatgttgaagtggattaatgctcaaggatggccatttgatacagtgaagggtatgagaccttcactgttggaatgatgaatgctcttggatgagcatggTGAAGTGGTTAATgatcaagggtgagcattgaagacaatgaagggtatgagactttcattgtggtgttgtgaataacaagtgaggttgtgaacaacagtTGAGTAATTCTTCAGAGGGAaaatttttgatgtgtggcaatagggggagaatgtagggtttaagttagaccttcattgcTCCTCTAGGAAAGTTTAGAGGAGattgaaggaaaccctcattcatgcattggcatgaagaagaagttaaggctatgggattaacctaacttaaaggtattgtcaaacattaaaaataggggcattattggtgcaatatctcctgggtcaggttgaccaggttgactaagcttgagtcagctcaagcttgagtcttaatgtttgggtttcgatgtttgacaatacatggagattgcagatgcaatcgtccgattgaagagattattgatacaatccccctctggtcaagggctaaccagtttgatgtgaagaagagtcaagtaggtcaaggttgaccgaatacttgactaggaaagtactaactagatgttaggaaagggaaaatcctggtgagtgaagctaggtgaaagaccaagtgagtgaagctgggcagttgaaaaatcctggtgagtgaagctaggtgaaagacctagtgagtaaaactaggcaggtgaaagtcccggtgagtgaagctgggcggtgggaaaatcctggtgagtgaagctaggtgaaaatcctagtgagtgaagctaggtaaaagtttCGGTTAGTGAAGCCTGGCagtgggaaaatcttggtgaatgaagccaagtaaaaatcctagtgagtgaagctaggtgaaagtcttggtgagtaaagccaggcagaaggaaagccctagtgagtgaagctaggcagatggaaagacctggtgagtgaagccaggcatgtggagatccaggtgggtcaaggttgaccggacaccaggtgttgggaagcccaagtatgttaaaggattgatcggatacttggtacgaagaaaccagatgggtcaagggtgaccggacatttagtggaagtccaagtgggtcatggaggactggacacttggcacgagacgatgagtctaagtgggtcaaggttgaccgaacacttggcacgaggagaaaagtccaagtgggtcaaaggattgaccggacacttggcgaagaagtctcagcatgtcaaggttgaccggaggCTAGGAacgagaagtcccaacaggttacgattgatcggatgttgggctTGGAGCACCTTAGACTTGACTCGggcaagctagggttggtcaatttgatcaagtgatcaaattggaccgagcctaatcgatcagttgatcaattaggCATAGTACTATAACAAATGGCAAACTAATTGATCGGCCGGTCGATTGGGAGCAATTATCATGGGCAcaaaaacttccccaatcgattgggctccccaatcaattggtcaatcgattggggccaGGTTTCTCGCACAGATGCGAaagaacagaagaaggctgaatcgatcagccgatcgattcagcctccccaatcaatcagccgatcgattgggagacgacCGTTGTGTAGGATAAAGCCATTGGCGAGCATCTTCCTCAGCAGATCTTCCTCTCCACCTCTTACGATCACTCTCAGCTATtcacgctagttcttgaagctttcttggagcaaagtgttattgcacttccaagatcaagaggtgttccacacaagaagaagaagctagggtttgggTTTtatattgtaaatcttgtaagattttacttgtatttgcttcccttttctttcttcttgtattgagagtctgtacaaggcttctccgtcttcggtagttatcgagaaggagtgttttattagtgaatgagtatccttggattaatcacctcttcttgaggtggataccaaataaatcctagcgttagcgttgtgagtgtgctttgtgtgtatttccgctgcatatcatcatcatcatcaaagcaagacaacgaagcacgatgagctattcatcccccccccctctagcacaaatcgaccctaacatgtCGCTCATTGTTTGTGTATCTAAAATGGTTTTAAGAACactaccaacgttacaagaacctattggatcacacataAAGAGCATGTTGATTTGGGAAttgatttattttagtttgactaaaatcgTATGGGTTTGAACTTTAATTCTGAAATTAGTTTCGAACCATTTTATGACCCAACATAACTATAGAGCCCACTAAGATAAATACTAATAATCATCGGAGAAGATAAAGAATCatcgaagaagatgaagtgttcatcggagaagatgaagagttagtatttttctcttattttaatGTCACCTTAAATAGCCATAAAGAGACTAAGAAGGTGAAGAGATATATGTCTCTTGGATTGTCATGGTATATATCATTTCTAGCAAGATGATGTGTGGCTGGCATGCGACTATCCATTCTTGCTCTTCCATTTTCATGTGTGAAGAGAGAGCTCTCCAATTTTCGAAGTTCTTAGAGAAGAACCGAGGGACTTGTTCATATGGATATTGTAGAGGCACAGATATTCCGATTGCGTTGAGATCCGCTGAAGTATCAGTATTGCCAGGATGATTCTGTTCACGCAACAAATTAAGATAATAATTCTATCAAATATGTATTTTGCATTCGCTTGAATTTCTGAAGgaatctttttatatatatatatatatattttgtttgtcACAATAGATCCACTCCACTCATTGGAAGACAATTATAGGAAAAGTCAAACTAGTCAGATTTTCTTATGGTAATGATGTCAAGAAATATGAGCCGGGGCCTGACCGTTGAAAAGTGGGATGTCTCAAGAATCGTTTGATCTCTATGGCCTTATACCAAGCATCTTCAATCAAGGTTGAGACAAACAACTTGACATGCCATTGGATTTTAGGCCTAAGTTCATTGATAAAGTAGATAAAAGTTAAGTTTTGGGTTGCAACACATGTGCAAGTCCTCCAATTTACTTTAGCATTCTATTACGCCTATTTTAGGTTGATCCACATGATGTATTATTGATTTTTCAAAGTGCATCAAAATATACTTCTCTATCAACTTACGCTTTATTTCTACCTAGTTTTTATGGGCCCAACTATTATCGCAACATAGTTCTCTTGAACACTCTTAGGTACTATTTTGTCAAATCAATTAGTTTGTGTTTTACAAATTGTATTTGTTCAGTCTAGATTATATTGTACCAATCAAAATGGTGTTCTATTACAATGACCCAATTGAGGCATGCATTCAGTTCTAACTGATAATATAAGATGCACACAAGTAATGCACATAAATTTTCCTATAGAATATGTTAGGATAAGTTTCCAAATGTCATAATTATGACTTACAACTATATAAGTCATAGCTTCAAGTTGCTATCAAGAAAGCATTGAATATTAATATTGAGATAATAAAAACAGTTCATCAACAAAATGAATTGTTGATCAAGAAACCTTAAACTCATCCTGAATTTCAACTAAATCATGTGCATCAGAACGAGCTCCAAGACCATCAATCAGACCTTGAACAAAGTTGTAGAAATAATTGGGATCGTCCCATACAGAAAATGCATGAACCTGATTCACAAAGTGTGAGTTTATCAGAAACATAAAAGCTAGTGAaccattattaaaaaaaatatatagatttaAAAATTAGGAGAACAAGGCATACTTTTGCCTTCAAGTTACTCAGTTTTGATCCCAGAGAAAGTCCAGCCATTGTTCCGCCACTAAAAGGTTGGAAGTAAAAGTTGTATAACTTAAGCATAAAATCATATATCCAAGTACAAAAATATGCATTGTAATTATCCATAAAATGTAACAGATAACAAAGTAAAATTTGACTGATATATAGTAACAAGACAGGCAGTGTATAACACTGCAAAATACTCCCAAATGGGAAATATATGATTGCAGTTATCCACACAATATGCAAATTGATATTGACTTAGACTACAACAAATATCAATATGAATGCACCAAACCTTTAACTGCACCAGGAAAGCAAGGTCATTGTGAACAAACAAAATCACAGAGAACAAAGATGAATAAACCACATTGAACACATAGAAACAACTCCAGGAACAAAAGGTGTATTGGCTTAAGGTACAAGCCGAGCAAACCTCAAAATAAGGCTGTTGATGTCAAGTCATCATTTTACTAGTATGTTTTCCCCTATGGTGGATAATACTGTCAAGTCCATGAAAAGAGTATGGCATCCAAAAAGCAGAAACTTTAAAAGAAATTCCAAACAATGTTGCATAAATAATTATAATCTCTCACAAGGCAAGAAAAACACCTGCCACATGCAACAACAATGTCATCAAATTGAGGTCCACCACAATTGCTTTGAATTTGCTGCTCAATCTCACTTATTGCTTCAATATAGCCCCTAATTATTTGTCAGTTGTCAGTTCAATTCTCAAAGCAATTTAGAAATATATTGAGCAATTAAATAAATCAAGCAAAAATGTTGGAACAATTTCTCACTAAATACTGGTCTATAAAGGTGGACTGACTGCAAATGTAAGGTGTATTGTGACTCCTGATTTCCCATAAATGTAGAAACCTAATTTAGCTATAGTTAGTGCTGCTGaagaaataaacaacaatcaagtgAACATGAATTGTTTGAATACATAGAATAGCCACAAACAATGTATTTAGGAAAATCAAGGTTTCAACTTTCAAATATAATTTGGAATTGGAATAATGGAACAATAGCTACAAATACTGTCAAGGGCTGATCTTGATATGTCTCCTTTTGAATTTACATTTTCCCTTTTTGATTTCCTTTAAGATGTCAAGTGGTAAAAGTCCACATCACCAGTTATGTTGGTAATGTAACAATCAAAAACTGATTTTGAAGTGGTTTCGATCAAGTTCAGTTGACATGATCATTTTTAAAAACAAGGAGGGTAGGATCTCTTTTATAAACCCAACACTAGCCTAGCATTCTAAGAACAAATGCACATAaactaagtttaaagtttaaaaagGATAAAATTAAAGACTAGGCCATGATCTAGTTTATTCTACCAACTCAATTAACAAGTCATATTTACAAGATTATTATTGTAAACCGTTTATATTTGTGGTCGAATGAAACACAATACTAACCTAACTGGACCACATCCTTTTGATTACACTTGTTAATTTGTGTTAAATAACGAACAAAAATTCAATATACAAAATAAGCATAAATAATGTTTGTTTTAGCTTCACACACACAAATTTTCGATTTGGCAGATATGATGTTTCATATGAGTTATTATCTTCACAATGATTATCATTCGACTCACTAATTAAccgaaaaaaatgtttaaaaggtGGCTATGACAGGTCAAAAAAACCTTTGCCTTTAGATGTAAGAAGTTCTCTTGCTTGCAGAGAGATACCACAGAGGTTCTGATAATAAGAAGTACAATTGAACTGTTTATTCCATGCTAGAACTCACCAAATCCCCAAAGAGTTTGATCCACCAAGAGGAATAACATATGGATTTCTCCCTTCCTTCATTAGCTTCTTCTTTAGCAAGTCAGCAAGAGTCTAGGAAGATCATTGCAGCATAAtcagtaaataaaaaaataaattgatattTTCATTTAAAGACAAGACTAGCAAGAAGGATAAGGACAATAACTTCATCCATAATAAATCATCTACACCGGTACACTTCACGAGTTAATCAACAATCTACATGTCAAACAAGTCTTCATTAGTAAGTAGGAGTTCTAAGGGGGAAAGTTCATGTTTAGTTTGCCACACTCTACTCTGATAGAATAATAAAATTAAGTCGTATCCAACAATAAGGATCATTTACTTTGATAACTTTCAAATTAGCAAGAAAAGCATAATTCTAAGTTTGGAGTTACTCCGTTGCTTGGAATGTGCAAGTTGATGCAAAATCACCAACAAAATGGCGATTGTAAGGTAAAAAGGATTGGTCAAAGTACTAGACCTTCAGTAAAGTGTTTACGTTTACACTGTCATTAAGTGAGTATTTTGTGAGCATATAATCCGGGTATGATAAGTAGTGACTAcgtggttttattttttttccttgcgtTAGTGGTGATAAATTTTCCTAGTTTTAAGGGATAAATGAGTGGAATTAgtcttcctattttcatgggatAAAATATAGGAATTAgtcttcctattttcatgggatAAAATATAGGAATTTGTCATAGGTTTGTGGTGTATTTAAAGGGTCCTAGAGATGTGTAATGAACCAATTCATTTTTCCATCTTCTAAGAAAGTATTTTATCAATTATCTTCCTCCTCACTCTATTCCTCTTGCATATTAGTATGTGCCTTGGGTGTGCTATTTATCGATTCTAAGccaacatttggtatcagagccttggcagTATAGAACACCCAAGAATCCACGATTTCACAAAAATGTCTGGCATCCCACAAGTTGTTGTAAAGGAAAACGGCGGAGTGTCATTTCTCTATCCGATGCTAAGCCCTCACAATTATACTGTGTGGGCAATAAAGACAGAGGCGATCTTTGATGCCCAGGGAGTCTGGGAGGCGGTGGAGCCAGTAGAAGGAGCCCAGGTGGATGCAAAGAAGGATAAAAAGGCACGTGCATACATCTTGAAGTGTGTCCCCGAAGACATACTTCTCCAGATCGCAAAAAAAAAGACGGCGAAGGAAGTCTGGGACAGCCTCAAGACGAGGTACCTTGGAAGTGATCGAGTGAAGAAGGCACGCGTATAAACGTTGAAGAGCGAGTTTGACGCCCTCCGGATGACGGAGACCGACacgattgatgagtttgctggcaaactTAGTGCTATGAGCAGCAAGTTCTCCGCTCTTGGTGTCACGCTTGAAGATTCATCTTTGGTAAAGAAGTTACTCGATTCTGTCCCTGATAAGTTCTTCCCTATTGTTGCCGGTA contains:
- the LOC121996105 gene encoding putative D-cysteine desulfhydrase 1, mitochondrial, whose protein sequence is MDETLADLLKKKLMKEGRNPYVIPLGGSNSLGIWGYIEAISEIEQQIQSNCGGPQFDDIVVACGSGGTMAGLSLGSKLSNLKAKVHAFSVWDDPNYFYNFVQGLIDGLGARSDAHDLVEIQDEFKVS